The following is a genomic window from Hydrogenobaculum sp. Y04AAS1.
GAAAATATCAAAATCTTTAGTAAAACAAAATATAAAAAAATATGATTATAGTGGTTTAGAAAAAGATAAATATTATATATCCTATCTTGATATAGATAAGCCAAATATAGTTTATGCAAATATAAAAATACCACCATCTAAGATATATAAAAAAGGCGTTGATCTCAGCGGTAAGAAATTGTTGATAATAACAGCTTTTGCACTTGGGGATAGTATACATTTTTTACCTGTTTTAAAAGCTATAAAAAGAGCTTACAAAGATGTATATATAGGCTATGAACATAAAAAAGATAATAAGCTTTTAATAGATAATCCATATAGAGCGATGGGATCGCATTTTACTTCGGGGGTTGACGAAGGGACAGGCATATACGAGGTAAGAAATGCTTTGCACACTATAGATGAGCTTGTGCCAAACCCTATAGATATAGATGTATTAGATAGGTTTGATTATGTATTTGATCTGACAGCTCATGTGGCTACTGTTGGTTTTGACAATCAATTTGTGCCAGATTATTTGGCTTCACTTTTTGATGAAAAAGTATTTGGCTTTTATGAAAAGGATAAAAAACCAGATATTACACTTTCTAATGATCCAGAGGTTAAAACAAGTATACATAAAATAAAAAGGTTTATATCCCTTGGAAGACCCCTTTTAGGGCTTCATTTCGAAGCAAGCTCTATCCATAGAAGGATACCCCCAGACGTTTTGGATATCGTACTAAACTATGCAAAAGATAAATACACTATAGTTTGCGCCTATACAGATTTAGCTAAAGACCTTGCCAAAGAGTATTTTGAAAAATACCCTTTTATAGTAGATGTATCATCTTATGTAAAAGATATAGAGTATCTTTCTCATTATGTAAGTATTTTAGATATTTTAATAAGCGCTGAAACATCGGTAGCTCACATAGGGGTGGCTCTTGGTGTGCCTACTCTTGTTGTGCTTGGGCCTGGTTCTTTTGAGGCTGTTTATGATTACAAGCTATTTTATATAAAGGGAGTAAATGCAAGATATGTAGGTACAAAATGCTCAAGTCCCTGTAGGATACACGCTTTATCAGAACCATGCCCCGAGGCAAAACTTTTAAAAGACCTAAAAAAACAAGACGACGATTATTCCCCTTGTTTTAAATTTATAGATAGAATTGAGCTTTTAGAAACATTTAAATCTTTGGAACACCTTGTAAAAAATGCCGATATAGAAAAAGAAGATAAAATTGATAATTTTGAAGAGCTTTACAGCTATTATTATAAAACCAAGCTTGTAAACGATTATATAGGAAGAGCTTATCTTTATTTTCATAAATATAGACATAGTTTATTTTATTTTATACAAGAATTTGCAAGAAAAAATAAAAATGTAAAGATAGAAGGCTACGATAAAGCCCTTTACGAAGAGGTTTTAAAAGATTTAGATATAACAATAGATGATAATGCTTTAAATATTATAATAACAGATGGGTTTTATAAAAATATAGATTTTAAAAGCTTAAAAAATAAAAAAGCCATCATTGTTTTTGCCAACAAAAATAGGCTTTATAACTTCGTTAAAAAAGGTCTTGATATCTTTGATTTGGGTGTGATTAAGCAAAATGTGTATGAATATACAAAAGATGAGCTTGTATCTATATTATCAAATTATTTTGATAATTTCCAAGTTTACGAGACACCAGCTACTTACTACGAGTATGAAAGTGTTTTTGGTAAATCAAACTCCCTTGATAATCAACTAGCTCACAACACATTTTTAAGAAATTCCATAAACTCCCTTCAAGGGGCTTTTTTAATAGCCGTTATAAACGATAATATAAACCTAAGACATCATCTTGATGTTTTTAGTTCGATGCAGTATTATTATCTAATCTCAGATAAGTATAAAGAAATCAGTTTTTATACCAAAAGCTCAAAAACTTCTGATTTTGATATTGTAGAGCTAAGAGCGTTAACAACGCATTTTACTTCGGGGCAAGACAAAAACAGCATATACGATTTAAGAAATAAAGAGAAGGCTTATAAAGGAAATAAAGGTAAGGTTTTCTTATCCTTTGAAAAAGAACATTTATACGATTTTTACAACGTATTTAAAGAACTAGGATTTTCTATATATACGGCTTTTGTTCCTGAGACTGAATACGCCTCTAAGAAAGATATACTTCTTCAAACGCTTTCAAATATAGGTATTGATATAGTTTTTTCAGATTTTAAAAACCTAAAACAAAAATCATATTTAAACTATATAGGTTCTAAAATAGTTTTTATAGATAAAGATA
Proteins encoded in this region:
- a CDS encoding glycosyltransferase, encoding MKISKSLVKQNIKKYDYSGLEKDKYYISYLDIDKPNIVYANIKIPPSKIYKKGVDLSGKKLLIITAFALGDSIHFLPVLKAIKRAYKDVYIGYEHKKDNKLLIDNPYRAMGSHFTSGVDEGTGIYEVRNALHTIDELVPNPIDIDVLDRFDYVFDLTAHVATVGFDNQFVPDYLASLFDEKVFGFYEKDKKPDITLSNDPEVKTSIHKIKRFISLGRPLLGLHFEASSIHRRIPPDVLDIVLNYAKDKYTIVCAYTDLAKDLAKEYFEKYPFIVDVSSYVKDIEYLSHYVSILDILISAETSVAHIGVALGVPTLVVLGPGSFEAVYDYKLFYIKGVNARYVGTKCSSPCRIHALSEPCPEAKLLKDLKKQDDDYSPCFKFIDRIELLETFKSLEHLVKNADIEKEDKIDNFEELYSYYYKTKLVNDYIGRAYLYFHKYRHSLFYFIQEFARKNKNVKIEGYDKALYEEVLKDLDITIDDNALNIIITDGFYKNIDFKSLKNKKAIIVFANKNRLYNFVKKGLDIFDLGVIKQNVYEYTKDELVSILSNYFDNFQVYETPATYYEYESVFGKSNSLDNQLAHNTFLRNSINSLQGAFLIAVINDNINLRHHLDVFSSMQYYYLISDKYKEISFYTKSSKTSDFDIVELRALTTHFTSGQDKNSIYDLRNKEKAYKGNKGKVFLSFEKEHLYDFYNVFKELGFSIYTAFVPETEYASKKDILLQTLSNIGIDIVFSDFKNLKQKSYLNYIGSKIVFIDKDTTYEDLINQFKDKKDKNEDILDKLSDIFGKFSPLKTVYISNDERIVDFLKERSLDARYFYGYFVDYNTKDINNNSSDIVFLSECSIHKTYADNNITEFFIKKLSNFRTSLKALKEDIALEDIREYFYDYIYMGAYACKYNDSTIKHIGTLEFDDEMVFRVALSTIAKTRDFPIIVHPKDIKYIFNGKNIILGLSDIVSNTLNKRFFEAFNKKTMFITDYKPILEDMFGKYGEYISGFSIEDMVEKARYFKENKDEAKEIVSYIRKNIEEFELKKILKNIV